GGCATGGAGCATCTGGCCGTGCGGCGGGCCGCGCTGAAAGACGAGCTGGCCTCCTTGCGTCAGGCCCGGCCCGGCATCTGGCCTGGCAGCCTGCTGGGCGCTGTTGCGGGCGCTGCCGATGAGGCGGCTTCCACCGGGCGCGCAGCAGGTTCCGGCATGGCCGCCACCCTGCCCAAGAATGTGCAGATGTTTATAAGTTCAGATGGTTTTGTGCTGCTGCGCGGGCGCGATTCCAAGGGCAATCTGGCAGCGCGCAAGCTTGCTGCCCCGCACGATATCTGGCTGCATGCGGAAAACGGCCCCGGTTCGCATGTGATTATCCGCCGCGCCCACGGCGGGCAGGAAGTGCCGCCGCGCACCCTTGACGAGGCCGGGGCGCTGGCCGCCTGCAAAAGCTGGCAGCGCGACGCCGCCCGCGCGCGCATACAGTATGCCGAGGTGCGTCACGTCAAACCCATGCGCAACGCCCCTGCGGGCACGGTGCGCATAGACAAGTCACTGCCCTCGCGCGAGGTTCCAGTGGATATTGCCCTTGAGGAAACGCTGCTGCCCCGGTAAAGGGAGGCAAGCCCCACGGGCGCATTATGGAGAGAGGTTTTCATGGATTTTACAGTTGAAGGCAGGAATTTTCGCGTGATGGCCGTAAAGGCGGTTGTGTTGGGCACAGCGCCCACGGCCGACACGCGAGGAACCGTTGTGTCACTGGGGGATAGCGCCGGCATGGCGTTGCGTATGCCCCGTGGAGAAAAAGGCTGGCAGAGCGCTGCCCTTCAGTTGGAATACGGCACGGAAGTGCAACTGCCCTTGCCGGGAACCTTTGCGGCTGCACAGGGTGATTCACTGGTACTTGGCTGTCTGGGCCCCGTCGAAGATGTAAAAAATGGTTCGTTCGGCGAAAGTGTGCCGCTGGAGGTCTATGCCGTCCGCAGCACAGCCCCCAATGGCTCCGGCGAATCTATGGTTCAACGCTACGAATTTGCAGACGCTGCCACTGTGATGAAGCGCTGCGGTCTGGCTCGTGCCAACGAATATGTGGTTGAAAAGTACCCGCTGAAAAAAGTTTGTAAAGTCAGCGCTATTGTTTTTCTGGTGGGTCTGGTGTGCTTTAGCTTCCTTATGCATCTGTTTACGGAAAGCATGGATGAATTTGTGCGCCGACTGCCCGATGCCCTGAACATGAGCGCCAAATTCGGGGGTGTTTCTGCCCTTGTAGTAGCCGTGGGCGGTGGCCTGTACATGAAAAGTTCCAACGACTACAACCGCAAAAAGAAGCTGGACAGCTATATTCAGCAGTTTGAGCAAGCCATGAGCGAGGTCTTGCCGCAGGCTTCAGCGTAACACGCTGGTTCTGAATTTGTCGGCGGAAGTGTCTGCGCCGCCAGCAGGGTCGCCCTTAGGGCGGCCTTTTTTGTGCAAAAAGCATATAATTCCACAAATGCATAAAATTACAATTTTGTTTCGTGCGCAAGTGCCTTTTACGGAATTGTATCAGTTCTATGTCATTTTATAATTTTCCAGCATATTTTATAAACAAATGCAGTATATTGAAGATTTATTGATGGCACACAAACTGCAACATTTTTGTCACTTACAAGTTTCCTCCAGCTGTGAAGATTCTAACGTAGAGCCGCGGCTTGGGGCAGATTCACCTTGGCATGGCAGTGCAAGGAACAAAACTGATTGCAGGAGTGTGCGATATGCAAAAATGCAGATTATGGGTGTGCTGTTTGTTGGTTACAGCGGCGATGTTCATGGCTTCCGCCGCTGGCGCAGCGGATACTGTCATGTTGCAGCGCGAGGGGTGGGATCCCACCGTCAGGCAGAGCCTCAATGAAATGTTTGTGCTCTACGGCAAGGGCAGCCCCAACTATAATCCCTCCATCCGGCCTTACGCTGTTTTTGATTTTGACAACACGGTTTCCATTCTGGATGTGGAAGAGCAGCTTGCCATTAATCAGCTGGAGCACATGCGCTTTGCCGTCAAGCCCGAGCAAATGTACGCCGTGCTGACCACCGGTGTGCCGGATATCAACATGGATTTGGGCAAGGAATATAACAACCTCACGGTTGCCACGGTTGCTGCCGATGCCGCTGCCGCATACAAAAGGCTGTACGCGCAGGGGTATGTTTCACCCGCCGGAATTTACGGCGAAAAAATGCAGAAGATGCAGGCAGGCGACGACTGGAAGGAATTTGCCACCAAGGCGCGCTGGCTTTATGACGCCATTGGCGACACCATGGATGTTTCCGTTTCCTACCCCTGGATCACCTACTGGTTTACAGGCATGACGCCCCAGCAGGTCTACGGCATGGCGCACGAGGCCTTTGTGCACTACCGCAAGGCCAGCGCCGACCCTGCCTTCTGGCAAAAGCGCAAGTGGCAGAGCCCCGCGGCCTACAAGGGCAGCAAGGCCGGGCAGCTCACAGTATCATACAAGCAGGGCATAACGGTATCGCCTGAAATTCAGGAGCTGTTCCACGCGCTTGAAGTCAATGGTTTTGACGCCTGGGTGTGTTCTGCCTCGTTTATTGATGTCATCTCCGCTGCGGTCAGCCCCGAAGTTTTTGGCATTGAAGGCGTGGACGGCGTACTTGCCATGACCAACAAGGAACAGAACGGCAAGTACATCAATGCCTATGATTATGATTTTCATGCGCAGACCCAGGGCAAGGGCAAAACGCTGAGTATTTCAAAGCTCATTGCGCCCCTGTACCGTGGGCGCGGCCCCGTGTTTGTGGCCTTTGACTCGCAGGGTGATTTCAACTTTGTGAGCGAATATGCCGACACCGCCGTGGGCCTTGCGCTTAACCGCGCCCGCAAGGACGATGCCGGTATTCTGGCAGCCGTGGCCCTGTACCAGAACCAGAAAAAGCTCACCGTGGCCAAAGCCGTGCAGCTGGGCAATACCCGCTACCTCCTGCAAGGGCGCAATGAAAACGGCGGATATTTGTGGCCCAGGCCCGAAGTGCAGCAGCTGGGCAAGGACAAGCCCGAACTGCTCAGCAGCAAGGCCGAGGGCTGGCTGAAAAAGCTCGAAAGCGGCACCCCTGTGCCCGTGCTGATCAATGACGCTCCCAAGCTTACGGGCAAGCTCAAAACGTATGACGGGTATAAGTCCATACGTTAGAGGCTGGAGAATTGGATTTTGCGGTGAGACTTTACATCCTGACACATCAATTTAGCGGTTAGCTTGCGGTGAGGCCCCACGCGGTGCTCACTCCAGCGAGCAACACACGACAAAACAAAAGGCCGCCTCCTTTCGGAGGCGGCCTTTGACATGCAATAAGGCAAAAGTAAGGGAGCTTACTTTTTCAGCACTTCCACCGTTGCAAGGGCGATCTGGAGCTCTTCGTTGGTGGGGATGATGATCACGGGGATCTTGCTGTCCGGCGTGGTGATGATACGCGCGCCGGGCTTGCGGGTGCTGTTTTCTTCCTTGTTCAGCTTGATGCCGAAGGCTTCAAGGCCTTCGCAGACCATGGCGCGGACGATGTCATCGTTTTCGCCGATGCCGGCGGTGAACACCAGGGCGTCCACGTTGCCTTCAAGCAGGAAGAAGTAGGAACCAAGGGTCTTTTTGATGCTGCGTACGAGCAGCTTGAGGGCCAGCTCGGCGCGTTCGTTGCCCTTGTCCACCTGGGCATGCACATCGCGCATGTCGGTATAGCCGCACAGGCCAAGCAGGCCGGACTTCTTGTTCATCAGGGTATCGGCTTCGGAGGGGCTGAGGCCCTTCTTTTCCATGACAAAGGGCACGATGGCCGGGTCAATGGTGCCGCATCGGGTGCCCATCACAAGGCCTTCCAGCGGGGTGAGGCCCATGCTGGTGTCAAAGCACTTGCCGTTTTTCACGCAGCTCATGGAAGAGCCGTTGCCGAGGTGCATGGTGATGGAGCGCAGCTCGGAAAGGGGCTTGCCAAGGAACTCGGCAGTGGCGTTGGCAATATACTTGTGCGAGGTGCCGTGGAAGCCGTAGCGGCGGATGCGCAGTTCTTCGTACAGCTCGTATGGCAGAGCGTACATGAAGGCTTCCTTGGGCATGCCCATGCCGAATTCGGTATCGAACACGGCCACGTTGGGAACGCCGGGGAAGAGTTTTTCAGCAACTTCAATGCCCATGAGGTTGGCGGGGTTGTGCAAGGGGCCAAGCACGGCGCATTCTTCCACAATCTGCTTCACGCGCTCATTCACCAGCACGGGATCGCTCACGGCTTCGCCGCCGTGCAGCACGCGGTGGCCGATGGCGTAAATTTCGCTCTTGTCCTTGATAACGCCCTTGTCGCCGTCGGTCAGCAGGGCGATGACCAGTTCCATGGCTTCGACATGGGTGGGGAAGAAGGCCTCGCGAACAAGCTTTTCTTCCTTGTCCGTATCGGGGGCGATTTTATGGGTGAGGCGTCCGCCTTCCTGGCCGATGCGCTCGGCAAGACCGGAGCAGAGCACGCTGCGCGTGTCCATTTCCAGCAACTGATACTTGCAGGACGAGGAACCCGCGTTAATCACCAGAATTTTCATGACTCTTCCTTTCCTTAAACTTGTTTATTCTGATCGCGGGCCGGCAGTTTGTGGCGCATGCCTTGCGTCAGTAATGTTTTTGCGGCGGCAGGCTTTATGCGGCGGTTTGCCCTGTCAGGGCAAACCGCCGAAAGCTCATGACAGCCAGGGCTGAATATCTGCAACTATTTCTGCGCGGCCTTTTCGGCAGCGGCCTGCACCGCAGTGATGGCCACGGTATTGACGATATCTGGCACGGTGCAGCCGCGCGAGAGATCATTGACAGGCTTGTTCAGGCCCTGAAGCACGGGGCCGATGGCCACCGCGCCAGCAGCGCGCTGCACAGCCTTGTAGGTATTGTTGCCGGTGTTGAGGTCAGGGAAGATGAACACCGTGGCCTTACCGGCAACCTTGCTGTCGGGCATCTTGGTTTTGGCAACCGAGGGGTCGATGGCCGCATCGTACTGCAAGGGGCCTTCCAGCGCGAGATCGGGGGCCATTTCCTGCGCGATCTTGGTGGCTTCCACCACAACGTCCACGTCCGCACCCTTGCCGGAAGTACCGGTGGAGTAGGAAAGCATGGCAACGCGCGGCTCAATGCCAAACACCTTGGCCGTGTGGGCCGAGGCAATGGCGATTTCTGCCAGTTGCTGCGCAGTGGGGTTGGGGTTAACGGCGCAGTCGCCAAAGGCCAGCACGCGATCCTTGAGGCACATGAGGAAGACCGAGGAAACCACGGTGAATCCGGGCTTGGTCTTCACAAATTCAAAGGCCGGGCGGATGGTGTGCGCCGTGGTGTTGACCGAACCGGAAACCATGCCGTCTGCATCGTCCTTCTTGACCATCATGGTGGCAAAGTAGGTGGCATCGGTCATCGTGTCGCGCGCCTGTTCAGGGGTAATGCCCTTCTTTTTGCGCAGTTCGTAGTAGGTATTGGCGTAGTCTTCAAACAGGTCGGATTTCACCGGGTCGATGAGTCGGGCCTTGGCAATGTCCAGGCCAAAGGCGCTGGCCTTGGAGCGGATTTCTTCCACATCGCCCAGCAGGATGATTTCGGCCACATCGCGGCGCAGGAGGATATCCGTTGCGCGCAGGATGCGTTCTTCGGTGCCTTCGGCCAGCACAATACGCATCTTGTTGGCCTTGGCGCGCTGGATCAGCTCGAATTCAAACATCATGGGCGTGATGCGGCTGCTGCGCTCGCCGCCGATGCGGTTTTCGATTTCCTTGCCGTTGACGTACTGTTCAAACAGGCCCAGCACGCTGTTGATCTTGCGCAGATCGCCCGGTTCAATGGGGGCGATGATGCTTTGCAGGGCCATAAAGGCCTTGTAGGTGTGGTGCGGCGTCAGCAGGATGGGCAGGGGCGAGCCAGTCCAGCCTTCAATGAATTTGCATACATTTTCGGAGGGACGGATGCCCCCGGTCAGCAGAACGCCCGCAATGTCGGGAGTAGAAGACGACAGGCGCGAGGCAATGGCTGCCAGGAGCACGTCGGCGCGGTCGCCAGGGGTGACGATGAGCTGGTCTTTGGCAATGTAGTTGAGCACATTGTCCACGTGCATGGCGGCGATAAGGTAGTCGCCCACCAGCGCGTCCAGGCGTTTTTCGCCAAACAGCACTTCCGCGTCCAGGCCCTTTTTCACGTCAGCCATGGTGGGCTGGCCGATGGTGGGGTCGTTGGGAACGGAGAAAATCAGGGCTGGGCTTTCCTGCGTGCTGAAGTGGGCGCGCAGTTCGTCCAGTTCTGTCTGCGTGAGGCTGCGGCGGTTCACAATGGTGGCAACCACGTCCAGCGCATAGGGTTCAAGGCTGTCCATGGTGATCTGGAGCGAATCACGAATGTCTTCGGCGCTCACATTGTAGCCGCTGGTGACCAAGAGGACCGGGCAGCCAAGGTTGGCCGCAATTTCGGCATTGAGTTCAAACTCGAAAACCGGGTCTTTGGCAAGAAAGTCTGTGCCCACGCACACAACGAAATCATAGGTTTCCAGCAGCTTTTTGTACTTCTGGATGATGTTTTCGATGAGCAGGTTGCGCGAACCCTGATTGATGATCTGGCGGGCTTCGCGCTGGGTGTAGGCGAAGGTGTCAGCGTAGTCCATCTTGAGCTTGAAGTATTCAAGCATCAGATGGATGTCGGGGTCGCGGTCGTCCCACAGAGGTTCGTTGATGATGGGACGGAAAAAAGCCACCTTGCGCATGCTGCGGGTGAGCAGCTGCATGGCCCCAAGGGCGATGGCGCTCTTGCCCGTCATGGGCCCGGTGGCGGTGATGTATAGACCGTTGTGCATAGTGCCTCCCCTGCTGTGCCGGCAGGCTGGCGGATTAACGCGAAAAGGGCGCGAGGGCATTCCCCGCGCCCAGGCCTTTAACCTTTGATCCCAAGCGTGTGACGTAGCCCGCGCCCGCAGCAGCAGGCTGCCCCCCGGAGAGGAGCCAGATGCTGGCGGGCGCGGGTAGTCATAACGTCAGACCTCTCTACTCGGCGCTGGTGCCGGGGTAGGGCAGATCAGCCATCTGCTTGAGCATGGCGTAGCGTTCAGTATAGGCTTCGGCCAGTTCGGCGCGCAGCTTCTTGGAGACTTCGGGAGCCATCTTTTCCAGAGAGGCAAAACGGGTTTCGCCGCCCAGGAATTCCTGAATGTCAGCAGAAGGAGCCTTGCTGTCGAGCTGGAAGGGATTTTTCTTTTCCTTGGCCAGTTCGGGGTTGTAGCGGTACAGGGGCCAGTAGCCGGAAAGCACGGCCATCTTGGCTTCTTCCTGGCTCTTGCCCATGCCCTTGCGCAGACCCTGGTTGATGCAGGGAGCGTAAGCGATGATAAGCGAAGGGCCCTTGTA
This DNA window, taken from Desulfovibrio desulfuricans DSM 642, encodes the following:
- a CDS encoding haloacid dehalogenase-like hydrolase, giving the protein MASAAGAADTVMLQREGWDPTVRQSLNEMFVLYGKGSPNYNPSIRPYAVFDFDNTVSILDVEEQLAINQLEHMRFAVKPEQMYAVLTTGVPDINMDLGKEYNNLTVATVAADAAAAYKRLYAQGYVSPAGIYGEKMQKMQAGDDWKEFATKARWLYDAIGDTMDVSVSYPWITYWFTGMTPQQVYGMAHEAFVHYRKASADPAFWQKRKWQSPAAYKGSKAGQLTVSYKQGITVSPEIQELFHALEVNGFDAWVCSASFIDVISAAVSPEVFGIEGVDGVLAMTNKEQNGKYINAYDYDFHAQTQGKGKTLSISKLIAPLYRGRGPVFVAFDSQGDFNFVSEYADTAVGLALNRARKDDAGILAAVALYQNQKKLTVAKAVQLGNTRYLLQGRNENGGYLWPRPEVQQLGKDKPELLSSKAEGWLKKLESGTPVPVLINDAPKLTGKLKTYDGYKSIR
- a CDS encoding acetate kinase; translation: MKILVINAGSSSCKYQLLEMDTRSVLCSGLAERIGQEGGRLTHKIAPDTDKEEKLVREAFFPTHVEAMELVIALLTDGDKGVIKDKSEIYAIGHRVLHGGEAVSDPVLVNERVKQIVEECAVLGPLHNPANLMGIEVAEKLFPGVPNVAVFDTEFGMGMPKEAFMYALPYELYEELRIRRYGFHGTSHKYIANATAEFLGKPLSELRSITMHLGNGSSMSCVKNGKCFDTSMGLTPLEGLVMGTRCGTIDPAIVPFVMEKKGLSPSEADTLMNKKSGLLGLCGYTDMRDVHAQVDKGNERAELALKLLVRSIKKTLGSYFFLLEGNVDALVFTAGIGENDDIVRAMVCEGLEAFGIKLNKEENSTRKPGARIITTPDSKIPVIIIPTNEELQIALATVEVLKK
- the pta gene encoding phosphate acetyltransferase, which produces MHNGLYITATGPMTGKSAIALGAMQLLTRSMRKVAFFRPIINEPLWDDRDPDIHLMLEYFKLKMDYADTFAYTQREARQIINQGSRNLLIENIIQKYKKLLETYDFVVCVGTDFLAKDPVFEFELNAEIAANLGCPVLLVTSGYNVSAEDIRDSLQITMDSLEPYALDVVATIVNRRSLTQTELDELRAHFSTQESPALIFSVPNDPTIGQPTMADVKKGLDAEVLFGEKRLDALVGDYLIAAMHVDNVLNYIAKDQLIVTPGDRADVLLAAIASRLSSSTPDIAGVLLTGGIRPSENVCKFIEGWTGSPLPILLTPHHTYKAFMALQSIIAPIEPGDLRKINSVLGLFEQYVNGKEIENRIGGERSSRITPMMFEFELIQRAKANKMRIVLAEGTEERILRATDILLRRDVAEIILLGDVEEIRSKASAFGLDIAKARLIDPVKSDLFEDYANTYYELRKKKGITPEQARDTMTDATYFATMMVKKDDADGMVSGSVNTTAHTIRPAFEFVKTKPGFTVVSSVFLMCLKDRVLAFGDCAVNPNPTAQQLAEIAIASAHTAKVFGIEPRVAMLSYSTGTSGKGADVDVVVEATKIAQEMAPDLALEGPLQYDAAIDPSVAKTKMPDSKVAGKATVFIFPDLNTGNNTYKAVQRAAGAVAIGPVLQGLNKPVNDLSRGCTVPDIVNTVAITAVQAAAEKAAQK